The Nicotiana tabacum cultivar K326 chromosome 5, ASM71507v2, whole genome shotgun sequence sequence GTCTTACTAGCGGGTTCAAGTGAACTCGTAACTTTTGatgcggagtaaaaatttatatttaaaaatttattaaaattgtaacAATAGTAAATaggaacccataactttaaaaatataatgggttcaatgggCCAATGTTCAAAATTGagctttttttctttctttctttctattgCTATGTGTATCTATGTGTGTATAATAAAATGACATTAAATTTCAAGTTCCATAAATTCTAAACACTAATGTCTTATAGAGGAACAAAAGTCGAACTTAAAACCACTAATTGGACGGAAACTTGAACAAATTCGACAATTGCCAGTTATTGTCATCCATAAATATCTAACTGTAGAAGCATATATAGATGATGGAGTAGGATAAGGGTATGTTATGAGACCAAAATTGGAAGACTGACCATTGATTTTACTTGTATCTTTGCGGATAAAATGAAAATGAGTTGTGCCAAATCTtgcattttgttttgtttttttcacTATAGTTCATATTATTAACCTCAAGGCTAaaattgccaaaacttaaaagaTGAAAAAGGAATGATTATGACAAGAACAGAAACAAAAATGAACGAAAGGAATAATTACTAGTACTATTGTTCCTCTATAAAATTCTTTTCATATACTGAAATATCAAAAATTCAGATGCGATGCCATTTGGTTAATTCAAAACCAATGCTATAACTTTCGGCAATAAAAGAACATATTGAAAAGACCACCAAGCCAAAAGGACGTTTTTGTTCTTATTCGTTCTTTTGTTGGtttattttcctatttctttctttttcctacaTCACAAGgattaagaaaaatataaatcacCCTTATATGGAGCGCTACCTCCTTTAATGTGCCTTATACGACACAAATTTAAATTAGTCGGAGTTTAACATAAGTTATCAAAAAACCAAAAAAGAATATTATGTACCGTTAGGATTTTGCCTTAAATTTTTAACCTATTAAGATTCTTTTTCTTGAAAGAAGGGGATAAAACTCCTAAAAAGAATAAATCTCTTTCATATGCCTTATCATTTTCTTGGAGAAATTTTGTAGTTCTATATATTGACTTTTAGAGAttcttgtttaggattttatatttttatactagttTTTATATGTAGGTCAATTGTCCAAATATTATTATAATGTCTTAttctttaatatattttttttcttgtccCGATTTATTGTCCACCAACTTTGTATTATTAACTTCCGCATACACCATATTATTTCGATCCCAACACATCAAATCAACCTTTTGGAACCTTATTGTTTAGTCGAAAGGAACGTGAAGCATAAGAGTGATTTCAGAAAATCTTTATGCCAAGTCCACATGCAAAAAAAAGTGATCTAGAAAAAAATGAATATCAGTATTTATTTCCATGAAAACTCCACCATCATCATTATATCTTAGAATATAAGGATTCATTATTCCCAATCAAATAAAAAATTCACCATCGCATCCAATCCCCAGAAGGATTGGCGTAATCCCAAATGAATAAGCCTTATTCCCATACCCTCCACAAACCCCAAATCTAACTTTTGGGATTTGGAATCCACTCAGCTTCTCTATTATGTCTAGTAAACAAGAATCCACCACTCTCCAAGATAAAATATATTAACTCATGTTGTTGGGAACTTAAAGAAAGAATAAGCATACCTAAGGGTAGAATAAGCATATTGCATCCAATCATGTGGTCTAATGATGAACGAAGAAAGTGCAAACATGGGAGATTAGAGTTTATTGcaacaaagataaaaaaatactaaataatttcTTTCCATCTCACTAAGCATCGTGGACAAAGTTACCCGTACCTATACTGATAGGAGGTacctgataccatgtgagaatcaTGGAGGTGCAACAAGCTAAGCTAGACGCCACTATTTTACATGAGCGCCACTATTTTACATGGGCGCAAACTAGCCTAGGCATTACTGTTATAAATAAAAAGGACAGAATACACGTGTCAGGCAAAGGAATATGGAATTCTGATTCCAATTCCAATGAACAAGCATGTTACATCAAAAACTAATCAGATAGCCTTCTTATCTTACCTTTACACAGCACCTTTTAGCACTAACATTATTCCAAGCCACAACATCAGAATTCAGAATGACTCATTTGCACATCATATTTCTTTTCCCACCCCAAAAAAGGGTGGACCAAAAAATCAAAACATTTTATCAACATTCATCTGAAATAACTTCATGAAAATATAGATTtgtcacaaaaatgaaaattgcTTTTAGTACACTGAAATATCCTTCTAATTAAAGAAATCAAGGTAAAAAATTTCTTTAGTAAGTCTACATTCAGTAATGTTGGAGAAAATCACCTAAACCCAATTTTATATTACCtgctttaaataataaatgcaaaTTATAAAAGTTAATTTTCTTCAAAAGTATGGAACTTCTTTCACTGCTGGCTTAGCTTCATCTCTGCTTACAGTTGCCTTGCTCCCAAGCCAACATGAAGTGAATACAAGAACAAAAACCAGTTGATATTTACCAAAACCTAATGCTTTGAGGCGTCAAGGATCGGTAAATGGAAAATGGAGGATGTTATTACTGAGGTACTAGCTGATCAAGCTTCATTTGCTCCATCCATGCGCCCAGTTGATCAAATTGTCCATTCTGGGAACTCGATGTTGAGGCTTCTCTGATATCTGCACCAGGATTTGTAAGGCCTGATACACGAGATGCAGATTCGTCCTTAACTTCCTGTGGTGATTCTTTGACAAGAGATTGAACCCATGATAGATCAGGCTCCTCTCCACTGTTGGCAAGTTCAAATGATGATGATCTCCTTAGCCTACCAAACTCCTCAGTATTGACAGCCCAGTCTGGCTTTCCCATAGCTGTACCCCAGTTCGACCAAGAGTCTGCTGGAGAGCCAACAATGGCAGAGGCACTGGAGCCAAGATCACGTGAGCTGAGACTCCTAAAATGCTGCTGCTTGTCACTCTGAGCAAGTATTGAGGCACGGGAACTCATTGGTGAGATTGGTTCCATCCCTCGGGGAGACATATTCCGCATTGGCGGAACTCCAAAAGAGCCCTGCAATAGAGGACTTTCAACAGTTTTTGGTGAAAACCTTGTATTAATTGGAGATAATGTCGCCTGCTGCTGCTGGAATTGATTGAAACCTATAGATTTGTGGGTAGGGGAAAAAACAGCTTGAGGTAAAGAGTGATCGGAATATCTAGGAGATGAGCTCTCAGCGGAAAATGAATCCTCGAGATTAGAAGGGGTTAAGGTCCTAGGACGAACTGAATGGCTAAAAGAATTAGCATTCATGCtggagtgggataggcaagacaATTCATACAGTAGCTGCTTTTGTTGCACATCAAAATCTGACAACATAGTCAAATCTTCGGCAGGGATGTCTCTTGCATTGAGTGATGATCGCAAGCGGCTGGACTGAAGATTGCTGCCAGGAAGATGCAACGCTGGTACATTTTGTTGGGGCCAACCAATGTTCGAAATACCATTAGCCGAGGGAGACATTGGAGGAGTGAAAGCTGATGGGGGCATAACAGACACTGAGGAAGGAGAGCCTGGTATGAGGCCCATGGCAGCGGCGAAATCCAAGGCATTGGCAGCAGAAGTATTTGATCGAGGTGAAGGAACAGCAGAACCAGCAGAGACATACAGTGGCCTGAGTTCCTCCTGCGTGTGGGCAAAGAAACAAACTCTTCTATCGCAGTTTGTACCATCTTTGCAAAGCCGAGTTCGATATTGAGCAGGATGCAGCCAACACTCAAAAACCCCGTGAGCATATTCACACATATCCCCTCGTCGACAAGCTCCCTTGCGAAACTCAGGGCAAGGTACACAGCTGTAGTGGTACTTTCTTGGATCTCTTCTTCGAGCGTTTTCACCTGGATGGACAAATGGACATTCAGTCCAATCATGGGAGTATGCGCGAGAGCAAGGCTTGATCTTAAATGAGAACATCCTGAATTCATCTGTGGAGTAGATACTGTTTTTTATGTCAGGCATGGAGGGATCAATAgggtattctttcttctctgaagTAAAAGGCACAGGGAGATCACTAGATTTTGCACTCCTCGGGGAAGAAGTTGTGTCTGAAGCAGAAGATGGTGATCTATTTCCAGGAGAAGGCGAAAGTGGTGGAGAATTTGAGCTTGAAGTGGCCATAGACACCCTTAGGTTGCAGTCTTCGGTAGCATCAGTCTTGAGCAGATTTTCTAGGCAAGATGTCATGGTGTGAAACTTGGGAGAAATAACTATAACATCAAGAGGGCGATGGCCATTGGTATTTTTTATGTTTGGGTCAGCACCAGCTTCTACAAGAAGTTTGACGGCATCAACAGCATTCAAAGATCCACCGGAGGCAGCAAAATGAAGGGCAGTGCTATTATCACGGCCACAAGAATGATTTACATCAACTCCAGGTAGAGAAAGAATCAGTTTTAAAACATCAACACTACCATACATAGCAGCAACCATCAAAGGAGTTCTATGCTCGAGAACCATTTGCTTTGAGCCCTTTTGGCGCCCATACCACAGTCCAACCTCATGAATACCAGATATATCACGCTCCATCCAACTTTTAAATGCCTCTATATCGTTGTTGGCTGCAAATTCAAGCAAGCTAGCAAAAGTATCTTCAGTTTCAACAGTCAGATGATTCATGTTCATGTTTGTAGTACAACAAATACCAAAGCTGATGGTGTAACAAGATAACAATCTCTTTTCTAACAGCTACAGTCAAGAGTGTATACTCTCATCTCATAATCCaactgaaagagaagaaaatctcGAATTAGTATCAGAACACAACAAATAAGGCAAAATTTATCACTGCAAAATCTACAGCAGCTCAGAGAAGAAGTCAATCTTCTGTGACAAATGATAAGAACTCATATTCAATGGCACGTTCGCAGGTTCAGAAAGCAGTTGATTACAAATTAGATCATTTGGACAAACCGAGAATACTCTTTATCACTAAAACACAACTCACCACAATGAGAAGACGAGCCTTGAAACCTATCTTCTGActcttaaagaaaaagaaaaggcacATATCAAAGAGACTGATGGGAACAAATACTAATATTCTCAACCAAGACGGAAAAATAGGGGggggaaaagaagaagagaaagactCTGTCTTGACTAGGAATAAATTCACATACTTCTACTTTTGTAGAtttaaattctcatttttattaaaaataaaaggacagATTCTACTATTTCAGACCTTTCAAACATTAGAACAAGATgcttggaaaaaaaaaaagattacagTTGAAGGAAATAAATTG is a genomic window containing:
- the LOC107789235 gene encoding zinc finger CCCH domain-containing protein 30-like, encoding MNMNHLTVETEDTFASLLEFAANNDIEAFKSWMERDISGIHEVGLWYGRQKGSKQMVLEHRTPLMVAAMYGSVDVLKLILSLPGVDVNHSCGRDNSTALHFAASGGSLNAVDAVKLLVEAGADPNIKNTNGHRPLDVIVISPKFHTMTSCLENLLKTDATEDCNLRVSMATSSSNSPPLSPSPGNRSPSSASDTTSSPRSAKSSDLPVPFTSEKKEYPIDPSMPDIKNSIYSTDEFRMFSFKIKPCSRAYSHDWTECPFVHPGENARRRDPRKYHYSCVPCPEFRKGACRRGDMCEYAHGVFECWLHPAQYRTRLCKDGTNCDRRVCFFAHTQEELRPLYVSAGSAVPSPRSNTSAANALDFAAAMGLIPGSPSSVSVMPPSAFTPPMSPSANGISNIGWPQQNVPALHLPGSNLQSSRLRSSLNARDIPAEDLTMLSDFDVQQKQLLYELSCLSHSSMNANSFSHSVRPRTLTPSNLEDSFSAESSSPRYSDHSLPQAVFSPTHKSIGFNQFQQQQATLSPINTRFSPKTVESPLLQGSFGVPPMRNMSPRGMEPISPMSSRASILAQSDKQQHFRSLSSRDLGSSASAIVGSPADSWSNWGTAMGKPDWAVNTEEFGRLRRSSSFELANSGEEPDLSWVQSLVKESPQEVKDESASRVSGLTNPGADIREASTSSSQNGQFDQLGAWMEQMKLDQLVPQ